In Notolabrus celidotus isolate fNotCel1 chromosome 22, fNotCel1.pri, whole genome shotgun sequence, one genomic interval encodes:
- the tmem229b gene encoding transmembrane protein 229b: MVTLETPESPVPLTALSRWYLYAIHGYFCEVMFTAAWEFVVNCNWKFPGVTSVWALFIYGTCILIVEQMYLQLRDRCPVLVRCIIYTLWTYLWEFGTGFLLRQFNACPWDYSEFRYNFMGLITAEYAVPWFCASFIVERLVIRRTLRLRFHEGSEDGWSKHLLDAGGGVGGAIGPGAGERRRERSRGMGSDANGYLKVE; the protein is encoded by the coding sequence ATGGTGACCTTGGAAACCCCGGAGTCCCCTGTCCCTCTGACGGCACTGTCCCGCTGGTACCTCTACGCCATCCACGGCTACTTCTGCGAGGTCATGTTCACAGCCGCCTGGGAGTTCGTCGTCAACTGCAACTGGAAATTCCCCGGCGTGACCAGCGTGTGGGCGCTCTTCATCTACGGCACCTGCATCCTCATCGTGGAGCAGATGTACCTGCAGCTGCGAGACCGCTGCCCCGTGCTAGTGCGCTGCATCATCTACACCTTATGGACGTACCTCTGGGAGTTTGGCACCGGATTTCTGCTGCGCCAGTTCAACGCCTGCCCCTGGGACTACTCCGAGTTCCGCTACAACTTCATGGGACTGATCACGGCTGAGTATGCGGTGCCCTGGTTCTGCGCCTCTTTCATCGTGGAGCGCCTGGTCATTCGCAGAACGCTGCGACTGCGCTTCCACGAGGGGTCTGAGGACGGCTGGTCAAAGCATCTGTTAGATGCTGGGGGTGGAGTAGGAGGAGCGATAGGACCTGGTGCcggtgagaggaggagagagaggagcaggggtATGGGGAGTGATGCTAACGGCTACCTTAAAGTAGAATGA